In Pseudomonadaceae bacterium SI-3, the sequence CGCCAGCGCCGATAGCCGAGACCACCACGCAGGGCCAGCTGACAGCTGATGCCAAGCCAACTGCACCGGCGCCTGCCGATCCGGCACTTGTCGACGATCAGGTAGCCATGTTGCGTCGTCAGCTGTTCGAAGAGCTGGCCGCCAGCCGTGAAGAGAATCAGCAGCTCAAGCAAATGCTGATCGACATGCGGCTTCAGCTCGAAGCCGTTACTGCACAATTGGTGGAGCAGGGGCGGCCGCAGGCGATTGCTTCGCCAGCCGTGGCGCAACCGGCACCAGCGATAATGCCGGAGGCTCAGCCGATCGTGCTGCCGCCAGCTGAGGCGACCCCAACCGAGGCTATTTCGTCGTTTCGATGGCAGAACTGGACGTTGCCCGGCGGCGGAGTGTTGATTTCCATGTTGTTGGGTGGCCTGTGGTTCAGTCGCCGCAAAAAATCCGAACCCAAATATCCAGATGCGGTGCCCGTTGCAGTTGCCGCTCCCCAGCCGACGCGTGTGCCGCCGGTGGCCTTCGCAGCTGCGCCGGAAATGCCTCGCCAGCCCGCGCATGCCTCTGTCAGCGAGACTGACGTGCTTGAAGCGGCAAATATCTACATCACCTATGGCCGCCGCGATGAGGCGATTGACGTGCTGTCGCGCGGAATCGAGCGGGCGCCGACGCAACTCGATATTCGTCTTCGCCATCTCGGGCTTCTTGCTGAGGTCGGCAACGTCGCCAGTTATTGCGTGGCTGCCGACGCCTATCTGCAGGCGGGGGGCGAGCGTGCACTGCTCGATCAGCTGCTCGCGTTGCATCCCGCGCTGGCTTCGGCGGTTTCTGTCGCCAAACCAGCAGTAGCTGAGCCGTTCCTGGATCCGGATATCACCATTGTTCTGGACGAGTCACTGGCGGTAGACTTTCTGGACTCTGCTCCTGAACCCGTCCCGCGACCTTCAGCGGTGGAGGCCGTACAGGCGTACCCCGCTCAGCCATTGATTGATGGTTTCGATGAGGCATTGACGCTTGGCGAGCTGACATCGTTGCTCGGCAATGCGGAGCCGGTCGAATCGAAACCGACAACGGAAGAACTTCGCCAGCTCGAGCCGAATCCCGAACACCTGGTCCG encodes:
- a CDS encoding peptidoglycan-binding protein LysM produces the protein MALGRRVLLTVASGSLIYSGMVSALGMGDITLDSALNQPLSAEIDLLDVGDLGVDDIRVVLASNADFARVGVERLAFLQDLRFTPVIDGNRSRIRVATNKPVREPYLNFLVEITRAKSRMLREYTVLLDPMPSSPEGSSSFVVNDLQAEARPARVEPARFVPPAELPQASQRKRHRVASGESLWAIAGAYADGTQASQAQFMRDIQALNPDAFADGDAARLKAGADLLLPDAAIQAAAGFVEPASPAPIAETTTQGQLTADAKPTAPAPADPALVDDQVAMLRRQLFEELAASREENQQLKQMLIDMRLQLEAVTAQLVEQGRPQAIASPAVAQPAPAIMPEAQPIVLPPAEATPTEAISSFRWQNWTLPGGGVLISMLLGGLWFSRRKKSEPKYPDAVPVAVAAPQPTRVPPVAFAAAPEMPRQPAHASVSETDVLEAANIYITYGRRDEAIDVLSRGIERAPTQLDIRLRHLGLLAEVGNVASYCVAADAYLQAGGERALLDQLLALHPALASAVSVAKPAVAEPFLDPDITIVLDESLAVDFLDSAPEPVPRPSAVEAVQAYPAQPLIDGFDEALTLGELTSLLGNAEPVESKPTTEELRQLEPNPEHLVRLNQAVAYIKQGDMENACIILESLATEGDAAQRQQVNELLALIA